From the Kallotenue papyrolyticum genome, the window ACAGATCCTCGATCTGGTCAAGGAACAAAACGTTCAGTTCATCAACCTGCAGTTCACGGACATCGTCGGCATCATCAAGAACGTCACGATCCCGATCAATCAGCTCGAGGATGCGCTCGATCATGGCGTGTGGTTCGACGGTTCATCGATCGAAGGTTTTGCGCGCATCGCTGAGAGCGACATGTACCTGCAGCCCGACCTGGACACCTATGCGCTGATCCCCTGGGAGAGCGAGGGCGACATCGTCACGGCGCGCTTTATCTGCGATGTGTACACGCCCAACGGCGACCCCTTCCCTGGCGATCCGCGTCGCGTGCTCAAGAATGTGCTGCAGGAAGCGCGCGACATGGGCTTCGAATTCAACACCGGTCCTGAGCTGGAGTTCTTCCTCTTCAAGCCCGCTCCGGATGGACGTCCGCAGCCGGTGCCGCACGACGCCGCCGGCTACTTCGACGTGTCAACCGATTATGCGACGCACATCCGCCGCCAGATGGTCAAGGCGCTGCAGGGCTTTGGGATCGTCGTCGAGGCCAGCCACCACGAGGTCGCCATCGGCCAGCACGAGATTGACTTCCGCTATGGCGATGCGCTGCGCACTGCGGACAGCGCGGTAACCTTCCGCACCACGCTCAAGGCGGTGGCGCAGAAGAACAACCTGTACGCCACCTTTATGCCCAAGCCGATCGCCGGCATCAACGGCTCGGGTATGCACGTCCACCAGAGCCTGGCCGATGTCAAGACCGGCAAGAACCTGTTCTACGGCGCGGACGACGAACATGGCCTGTCGCAGTTGGCGCTGAACTACATTGCCGGGCTGCTGGAGCACGCGCGTGGCATGTGCGCGGTGCTGGCGCCCCTGGTCAACTCCTACAAGCGTCTGGTGCCTGGCTATGAAGCACCGGTGTATATCAGTTGGGGCCAGACCAACCGCTCGGCGCTGGTGCGCGTACCGCGCATCACCAGGGGGCGCACCCAGGCCACGCGCATCGAGCTGCGCTGTCCCGATCCGTCGGCCAACCCGTATCTCGCCTTTGCGGTGATGCTCAAGGCCGGTCTGGACGGTATCAAGCGTGGGCTGACGCCGCCGCCGGCTGCCGAGGAAGATCTCTACCACATCGATCCGCGCTCGCGCGCGCTAGAAACGCTGCCCGGCTCGCTGGGCGAAGCTCTGGAAGAGTTGCAGCGCGACGAAGTGGTGCAGGCGGCGCTCGGTCCGCACATCTACGAGCGCTTCCTGGAGGCCAAGCAGCAGGAGTGGGACGAGTACCGGCTCTACGTGTCGCAGTGGGAGTTGGATCGCTACCTGCCGATCTACTAACGCAAGCCGTCACTTGAGCATCTGTTGCGGACGCCGGCGCTGCCCGGCGTCTGCTGTTGTCTGTGCGCTACGGCGCTGCCCGGGCCTACCACCAGTCGGCCAGATGCGCGCCGGTAAAGGCGGGCGCCAGCGGCGTGACGCGTCGGCTCTGCAGATCGTAACGGAACAGGTGCGCGGCACTGGTCTTGTCACGTTGAAAGAGGAGCGCCTGACCATCACGCGACCAACGTGGATAGCTGGCGTTCGGCGTGCCGGTGTCGAGCGGCTGCAGACGTCCGTCCAGCGTCAGCAGAGCGATCTGCTCGCGCTCGCCCTCACGCCAGCCAACCGCCAGCGCCTTGCCATCGGGCGCCCAGTCCGGCCAGAAGACGCCATCGCGGTAGCTGGTGCACGCTTGCAGGTTGGTAAGCGGCTGCGCCGCACCGCGCTCGACATCGAGCAGGAAGACCTGCATGCAGCGTGCGCTAGGCAGCCGGCCCTGGTAGGCGATCCAGCGCCCATCCGGCGACCAGCTCGGCCCGCCCTCCCAGTGCGGCGTGGCCACCAGCACCCGGTAGTTGCCGGTTTGGAGATCAACCAGGGCAATATCGTGGTCGTGCCAGGCGCGGCCCTCCTCGGCGACCTCGACTGCCAGCATGCGGCCATCCGGCGACCAGGCCGCGGCGCGCGCGAAGGGAAACTCCGGCAGAATGCGGCGCCGATCACTGCCGTCGCGCCGCATGACCCAGACCTGGGACGTGCCCTGACGTGTCTCTAGGTTGAACGCGATCCACTGTCCATCAGGCGAGATCGCCGGCTGGGCCGCGGCCCTGGGCTGCTGCTCCTGCGTCAGCCGCTGGGAGGTGTTGTTGCTCAGGTCGAGGAGGTGCAGATTTTCGTTGCCTTGCTGATCGATGGCCGAGAAGACGGCAAACTGCGGCGCGGTCGAAGCCCGGGCCACGCCGGCAACCGTTCCTGTCGCGAATAGGTCGTGCGCGGCGCTGATGATCCGCTCACGCGCCAACAGGCTACCGCCGCCGAGCGCGCCCAGCAATAGGACGATCAGCGCAATGGTGAACAGCGTGCGGCCCAGGCCCTGTTCATGGCGGGGCCGCGCCGGCAGCGGTCGGGGTGGGGGCGCCCACAGGCGGCGGCTGGTGGCGGGCGTGGCCGGGCCGGTGAACTGAGCTTCCAACGACGCGTGCGCAATCGTTGTGGCCGTAGCTTGGGGTGCGGGCCAGACGGCGTCTAGCGCGTGGCAGAACTCCTCAGCCGAGGCGAAACGTTCGGCGATCGCGTAGGCCGTGGCACGCATCAGCGCTTGCGCCAGGGCCGCCGGCACGATCGGGTTGAGCGTGTTGGCCGGTGGTAGCCCGAAGGGTGTGCCGGTCGGATGGTGACCGGTGATCATCTGGTGCACCACCACGCCCAAACTGTAGATGTCGGAGCGCGGCTCGGTCTGGCCGCCATACTGCTCCGGCGGCGCATAGCCGGGCGTGCCGAACTGGGCGGTATCGGCCGCCTTGCCCGGCGAGAACAGCCGCGCGATCCCGAAATCGATCAGCTTGAGCTGACCATCGGGTGTGACCATGATATTGGCCGGTTTGAGATCGCGAAAGACGATCGGCGGCTGCTGGCTGTGCAAGTAGCCGAGCACGGCGCAGAGTTGGCGCGCGTAGTTCAAGGCTTCGGCTAGCGGCAATGGCCCGCCCACCCGGCGCAGCAGATCGCGCAGCGTCTCGCCCGGCACGTACTCCATCACCAGATACCAGTGGTCGCCCTCCTGAAAATAATCCCAGATCGCGGTCAGGCCGGGATGGCGCAGGCGTGCCAGGGTCAGCGCCTCGTGCTGGAACAGCCGCGCAGCTTCGGCAGCCTCATGCGGCGGGAGGCTATTGGTCGAGCAGACTTTGATCGCTACGGCGCGGTGCAGGCGCATATCGGTCGCCAGGTACACCGCGCCGAAACCGCCGCTGCCCAGCAGACGGTCGAGCCGGTAGCGTCCGGCCAGCTCATCACGTTGCGCCGTCATGACCGCGTTCATACGTCTCCTACGATCGATGACGATTGTACGCGACCTAGGGTAACGCGCCATCCGCCAAAAAGCCGATGTCCGCTGATATGACGTCGGCATCGGCGGCAAAGTTCCCGTCGGTGCCAGATGACGCACCGGGCACGCAAGGATGATGACGTGTCCCTGACAGGGTATACGCCGTGGACCAGCCGTCGGACGACTCCAGAAGCATCCCGCTGGATTAGCCGCGCTGCCCCTGCGGTGTCCGGTAGACTACGCTCTCATGTTACGCCGGACGCGCGTAGCGTCGCCAAGCTGTGCGGCAGCGCAGGTCGGGTGATGGCCGGGTGCCGCACGGTTCGCGCGATCCCGGTGCCTGTGGCATCCTGTGCGCCACGCCTGCCCGGGCTGCCGGAGCAGCCGCCGACACAAAGAACCATGCGGCTCACGCGCACCGCACGCCTCTTTGTTCGTGCCTCGCAAGGGGGAGCTGCACCGATGTTTTGGTTCTGTCTTCAGAAATGTTACTTCTGCGTCGTATTTTGATCCGAATAACGTTGTAATGGGATAAATATCAATCCACTAACGGCTGATACAAAGAGCCAGCAAGTAAGCATAACAACCGACCAATGTTCGATATATGGAGTTAGCCAAGCAGGGCGTGAATTTGTTAGATAATAGTTAGGGATGATCCGAATGAGCATTGCGAATAATCCACCACTTACTACGCCGGATTCGTATAGAAATCGGTGCGACGATTGCAGTGTATAGATTTTATGGTAGACTACGACCGTTGCAACAAAGATAATTCCTATTACAGATGGTAGTCCATAAAAATAGATGATGTATCCATAATCTTCGTCAACTAGATCTAAAGCGATGGGCAGTATATACACAGATATGTAATTATTAATACAATGATGCTACTCAAACATAGACTGGTTATGAAAGATAGCAATCGACTGTTTCGTGTCATACTCCACATCTGAGATGAATGATCATTACATCGTGATTGTGGTGCTTGATTCATGGAAAGTTCCTCCCTTGGCGGTAAACATGATCAACTAACAGGGAGTATACTGCATGGCATACTTCCTGATTGCATGAGTCGGAATGAAACGCTTGTATGTGCTGGACATTGAGCAAGCCATACGCGATGTGAGGCGTGTTCCGGTTTAAACCGGATGGGTTTTTGTCATAGTCTTATAGGTCGAGAATTTATCTTTGGATCCTCACCGGATGGCCTACATCCTTGAATGTGAGAGGAGTGTTAGGAAGGTTTTTTGAACAAGGCTTAGTACACGTTCCGCTTCATGGAGATTAGTTTTTTAATATACTCAACCATCTCGACCTCGTAAGATTGTGCTGGGCAAGTTACACCGGGAGATAATAGCCATCACAGGTAACTAGTTTCACATCTAAATAAGACTTTAGTGTAGTTTCGGGTTACAAATTGCAATCAGGTTAAATGGCCGTGTGTCCTGTCTGCTAGCTATGGCTAATGATGTGTGGAGAAATTTTCTTTTATGGGACTGAATGGCTGTAGCATCTGTGTTGTTTGGTTTGATAATGTCTTCAAAATTTCCTGGCGGATATTCAATCATGTTGTATAAATTTGCTTTGTTTGGAGTATATAAGGTAGAATCTTGAATTATTGTGATAAAGACCTATGCAGTATGAGAAACGAAACAAATACAGATAAATGACAAAGGTGTCAAGAATTTCTCTAATCTTAACAAGATTTTCGGGCCACTGAATTACCTCCTTGTGGCTTCTGTGCCAAGTATTATATCAAGCGAATGTCACAAACACATCACGGGAATGTAACAATTGTGTAACGATTTTGGAGAGGTGAGGGGTTGGAGAAGGTTACTCGCGCAGTAGGCGGTCGAATTCCTCGGCGGCGTCGTTGAGGTGGCCCAGATGGCGACTCAGGCTAAAAGCTTCCCAGAATTCGCCGAGCGGTGCGTCCAGAAACCAGCAGAGCGCCTGAATCTGCGGTTCAGCATTGATTGCGGCAACGGCAGTCGTGAGCCAGCCGGCGGGATAGTTCTGCGCGGGCGGGATCTGGCTATCGATTGTCCAGGTGTTGGTAGAGGTGATGTAGGCCGGCAGTCCCTGAGTCGCTGCATAGCGGTTGATGATCGCCAGCCAGTCGCGGTACACCCGAAAGCCGGCCTGCGCCCTGCCCCACTCACGGCGGTGCAGGTCCGTGGCTGGTTCGCGGGCGGGATCATCTGCGGCGGCGGGACGGCCCGGCGCCTGCAGCGCAAATCCATCGGGGCCGGCCAACGCGATGCCCGCTTCGGCTTTGGCGCGGGTTGCGTCGTCCAGGTGTGCGACGAGCGTGTTGAAATAGTTGAGCCAGGGCTGGTTGAGCGGATCGCGGCGTGTTCCATCGCCGTCGGCGGTCCAGGGCGTGACTGGCCCGACCAGCACCCGCGTCTCTGGGCGGATGGAGCGGATGGTCTGGACAGCGTTGTCGGCGCGCATGGGGGCGAGGCCATCGCCGGTGAAGACGCGCGCATACCACTGAGGTGTCGTGATACGATCCGGGGTGAGCCGGTTCTCGCCCTGGGTGTTGTAGCCACTGCCGATGACGTAGCCATACACCTCGCGCAGGCGATCATCGCGCGCCAGCCGAGCCAGACCGTCGAGGTAGCGGGCCAGCGCTAGCTCGTCATCCACCGGCGGCAGCGCCTGCTGGTAATCATAGGCGACGCGCACCAGGACACGCAACCCCTTGCGCCGCGCCTGATGAACGCGCCAGGCCAGCCCATCCACACCGAAGGTCGCATCGTCGGGTCGCTGTGTGTAGGTCAGTTCCACCGTCCAGCCGGCGCGACCGTGCCAATCGCGCTGGGCATCGGCAAAGACCACGCCCAGTTTGGTCGGGATGCGCGCCGGCTCGGCAGTCGCTTCCACCACGTCGCCGATCTGGATGCGGCTGCGTTCGATGCAGCCGGTATGGCAACTGTGGTAGAACACGGCGGTCGCTGGCCTGCCCAACGGCACGGTGAAGCGCCAGCGCCACTGCCAGGGACCGCTGCCGGTCGGGTACTGTTCATCGCGTCGGGCAACAACGCCCGCCACACTCAACTTGACATGGGCCCAAGGCTGTGTATCGCGCAGGGTGAGGATCGCCTCCTCGCCGGGGCGGGCCGCCGGCGGATCGATGCTGATCTGTGGCCAGAAGCCGAGATGCTCGCGCTGCGTATCGGTCAGGATCAGGATGCGGCCCTCGATCGGCAACCACCAGTAGCCGATCAGCAACAGGGCCAGGAGCAATAGCCCACCAAGTCGCTTCCGGGTGATCCCGCGCAGCCTGGCGCGCCAGACGTTAGACCGCAGGCCGCGCATGAGCCTCCGCCTCCGTCGGCAGCGGGGAGGGAGCGTAGGGCAGCGTCCAGGCGCAGATCGTTCCCGTCGCTGGGCCATCGGTCGTGCTGGTGATCTGCAGGTGGCTGTGGTGCTGGCGCAGAATCTCCTGCACCAGCGCCAGACCGAGTCCGGCGCCTTCCCGGTCGGCGCGGCCGCGGTAGAGGCGCTCCGTCACCCTGGGCAGATCGGCAGCGGGAATGCCCGGCCCGCTGTCGCGCACGGTGCAGCGCACGCCCTGCTGCTCGCGCCGCAGCGTGACCAGAATACGGTCGCCAGGGCGGCAGTACTTAAGCGCATTGTCGAGCAGGTTGAGGAAGACCTGCTTGAGGCGATCCGGCTCGGCCAGCACCGGTGGCAGATGAGCATCCGTTTCGAAGCCGAGGTCGAGACCTCGTGCCTCGGCCAGCAGGATCACCTGGGCGATTGCCTCTTCGGCGACCAGCACCACGTCTGTCGGACGCAAAGCCAGTTCGTCGGCGGTCTCCAGGCGGTGCAGTTCGAGCAGCTCGCGCACCAGGCGTGCCATACGCTGCGTTTCGCGCTCGATGGTATGCAGTGCGATGTCGCGCAGCGCGGGGCTGCTCTGTGGGCTGCGCGCCAGCTCGATGTGCGCGCTCAGCGCAGTCAGCGGCGTGCGCAGCTCATGCGCCAGATGGCCGATGAAGGTCTGCTGTTGGCGCACCAACCGTTGCTGATCGCTCCAATCAACACAAGCGATCAGCGTTGCGCCCGTGTCGAGCGGAATGCGCCACCAGCGCAGGGCACAGGGCTGCTGCAGCGCGCCGCTATACGGTGATGAGGCATCGTCGGCGCGCGTGACGAGGGTGCGCAGTGCGGCACTGAGCGCATCGCCATGCGTGGCGAGCAGCCGTCGCGCGGGCGGATTGGCGCAGATCTGTGTTCCTCGCGCGTCGAACAGTACCAGCGCCAGGGGCAGATGGGTGGCGATCCGATGCTGAGTATGCGTCGCGCGGAGCACGGCCTGCCGCCAGGCGAGCCACTGAAGGCCGCCGATCAGCGCCAGCCCCAGCAGCAGTCCAAGCCACAGTGTCAGTTTGAGATCGAGCTCGATCATGGGTCAGGCATCACCGTCATGGGGCGGTACGCAGCGGTAGCCGAAGCCGCGCACAGTCTGAATCATGCGCGCAGCCGCCGGAACGTGCGCCAGCTTGGCGCGCAAGCGCTGGATCTGCATATCCACTACGCGCGAATCGCCCAGAAAATCGGCACCCCAGACGCGGCGCAGCAGCGTCTCACGGCCAAACACCTGGCCGGGATGCAGCACAAAGAGTTCGAGCAACGCCCACTCGCGCGGCGTCAGATCGACGGGTTGGCCCCCTACTTCGGCCAGGCGCTGCGCGCGTCGGAGGATGATCGGCCCGCACCGCAGCGGCTGCTGGCCGTGGAGCTCCTCCCCCGCAGCGCACTGCGTAGCGAAGCGCAGCATCGCGCGCACCCGCGCCAGCAGCTCGCGCGGCTCGAAGGGTTTGGTGACATACTCATCCGCGCCCAGTTCAAGGCCATGCACCTTGTCGGAAAGCTCATCGCGCGCCGTGAGCATCAAAATCGGGATGTAGGGCGTGAGCTGGCGGATCTGGCGACAGAGGCTGAAGCCATCCCCATCGGGGAGCATCACGTCGAGGATGATCAGGTCCGGATGTTGGGCAAGGGCTGTGCTGGCATCACGCACGTTGTAGGCGCTGCTGGCCCGATAGCCGGCCTGTTCCAGCAGCCGCGCGATGCCATGCGTCACGGCGACGTCGTCATCGACGATCAAAATATGCGCAGCCATCGTTCCTTCTCGCACTGTAAGACGTTATCGAACGAGAGGGGGCATGACCCTATTATACCAGCCACTCCCATGCAGCGCCTCCATGCCTGTGTCTTTCAAAAGGTGAAGAGTATCGTGAGCCATGCATATAGCTGTCGCTATTGTACGCCTCGCGTAGGTGCATTCACGTATCTCCTCTGCTTGTTCTCGCTTCGTTACTGTGTCAGGTAGTTGTGTAGGTTGCTCTCCGCATAATCGGATCCCCAAAGATACGTTACTTCTCGCTTAAATTGTTGGAAATCAAGCTGTATCTTGGTTTTATCAAGGTCGTGAAGCAAAACAGTAAACATGACCTTGAAATGGGTAGCACTAAGACACAAGGAGGCCACAATGACTCGTCGTTCAGTTCAACTGGTTCGATCACTGCTTCTCATTGCTGTTATCGGCGCATATCTCGGAGCAATGCCGGCTTCAGCGCAGGAGCACGGTGAGGATGTTATTATTCAGGGGGATAATGCTGGAGTGGTTATTAACGACAGTAATTGTCCTGTCTAGGTGAAGGGAAATTGCTATGGTGTAGATCGTGCATTGCAGCTACATGACCGAACCGATTCGCACAACTATGGATTCTCGGATGTTGATTTCCTTTGGCCGGTTGCTGGCTATCCTATTCGTGAAATCAGCACCAATCGTGTGTATCGGTATGAGGATAATTTGTGGTGTAAGCAGTACGGCTATACGACAAATAGGCTGGTCAACGACAGCTTCTCTAACCAACTGTCATTGACGACCAATGCCTGTGCCTACTGGACAACACGGCAATAAATAACAGGATAGCTGCCTAAGGAGGGATGCTTGAGAATACCTCCTTACGGTGCTATACTAAATCAGGTTAAGGAGAGACACCATGAGTCTGTCATCTACAAGCCGTTTTCGTAAATTTAATTGCCTGGGTTTCTTTGCTGGTATTCTCATCGCAGCACCACTGGGATATGGTGTACCTTACATTGTTGGAGAGAATACCAGTGCAAGTCTTGGGATGGTATTACTCGTTGTATTAGTCGGTCCAAGTATCGTTATTGCAGCACGAGTAACCAATCTGTTCGGATACAAACTTTCGTCAGCGGTCTACGGACTTGGCGGATTTGTTGTGGCACCAATCCTTCAGTTCCTAATCCTTGTGAGCATCTTTCTCCTTATGGACTGGACGTGTGAAAGTTGGTCGCTTGGATGTGATCTCTCTATGATTTGGCAAGTAGCAGGACTATTTTGGGGAATGCTGGTCCTTCTTTGCCTTTCAGCAGCATATTACCTAGATCAGCATTCACCAACCAACGAGCAATAATAGCTGCCACAGATGATAAGACCT encodes:
- the glnA gene encoding type I glutamate--ammonia ligase, producing the protein MGYTKEQILDLVKEQNVQFINLQFTDIVGIIKNVTIPINQLEDALDHGVWFDGSSIEGFARIAESDMYLQPDLDTYALIPWESEGDIVTARFICDVYTPNGDPFPGDPRRVLKNVLQEARDMGFEFNTGPELEFFLFKPAPDGRPQPVPHDAAGYFDVSTDYATHIRRQMVKALQGFGIVVEASHHEVAIGQHEIDFRYGDALRTADSAVTFRTTLKAVAQKNNLYATFMPKPIAGINGSGMHVHQSLADVKTGKNLFYGADDEHGLSQLALNYIAGLLEHARGMCAVLAPLVNSYKRLVPGYEAPVYISWGQTNRSALVRVPRITRGRTQATRIELRCPDPSANPYLAFAVMLKAGLDGIKRGLTPPPAAEEDLYHIDPRSRALETLPGSLGEALEELQRDEVVQAALGPHIYERFLEAKQQEWDEYRLYVSQWELDRYLPIY
- a CDS encoding protein kinase domain-containing protein — translated: MNAVMTAQRDELAGRYRLDRLLGSGGFGAVYLATDMRLHRAVAIKVCSTNSLPPHEAAEAARLFQHEALTLARLRHPGLTAIWDYFQEGDHWYLVMEYVPGETLRDLLRRVGGPLPLAEALNYARQLCAVLGYLHSQQPPIVFRDLKPANIMVTPDGQLKLIDFGIARLFSPGKAADTAQFGTPGYAPPEQYGGQTEPRSDIYSLGVVVHQMITGHHPTGTPFGLPPANTLNPIVPAALAQALMRATAYAIAERFASAEEFCHALDAVWPAPQATATTIAHASLEAQFTGPATPATSRRLWAPPPRPLPARPRHEQGLGRTLFTIALIVLLLGALGGGSLLARERIISAAHDLFATGTVAGVARASTAPQFAVFSAIDQQGNENLHLLDLSNNTSQRLTQEQQPRAAAQPAISPDGQWIAFNLETRQGTSQVWVMRRDGSDRRRILPEFPFARAAAWSPDGRMLAVEVAEEGRAWHDHDIALVDLQTGNYRVLVATPHWEGGPSWSPDGRWIAYQGRLPSARCMQVFLLDVERGAAQPLTNLQACTSYRDGVFWPDWAPDGKALAVGWREGEREQIALLTLDGRLQPLDTGTPNASYPRWSRDGQALLFQRDKTSAAHLFRYDLQSRRVTPLAPAFTGAHLADWW
- a CDS encoding sensor histidine kinase; amino-acid sequence: MIELDLKLTLWLGLLLGLALIGGLQWLAWRQAVLRATHTQHRIATHLPLALVLFDARGTQICANPPARRLLATHGDALSAALRTLVTRADDASSPYSGALQQPCALRWWRIPLDTGATLIACVDWSDQQRLVRQQQTFIGHLAHELRTPLTALSAHIELARSPQSSPALRDIALHTIERETQRMARLVRELLELHRLETADELALRPTDVVLVAEEAIAQVILLAEARGLDLGFETDAHLPPVLAEPDRLKQVFLNLLDNALKYCRPGDRILVTLRREQQGVRCTVRDSGPGIPAADLPRVTERLYRGRADREGAGLGLALVQEILRQHHSHLQITSTTDGPATGTICAWTLPYAPSPLPTEAEAHARPAV
- a CDS encoding response regulator transcription factor encodes the protein MAAHILIVDDDVAVTHGIARLLEQAGYRASSAYNVRDASTALAQHPDLIILDVMLPDGDGFSLCRQIRQLTPYIPILMLTARDELSDKVHGLELGADEYVTKPFEPRELLARVRAMLRFATQCAAGEELHGQQPLRCGPIILRRAQRLAEVGGQPVDLTPREWALLELFVLHPGQVFGRETLLRRVWGADFLGDSRVVDMQIQRLRAKLAHVPAAARMIQTVRGFGYRCVPPHDGDA